Part of the Candidatus Omnitrophota bacterium genome is shown below.
CACGCGCTCCGCGGCAATGCGGGAAAACTTGCGGCTCTTCTCAATGCCCACAAAATTCTTGTGCGGTTCGAGGGCTGCCTGGTCCGCCAGGAACTTGCCGCGGCCGCACCCCATGTCCACCACCAGCGGGGCATCATTGCCGAACATAGTTTGGCTATCGATCTTTCCGGAGAGAGTTTCGAGGGTCAACATAGATCGCGTCACTCCGTTCGCGATGACGTCTGGCATCACCCTAACAACTCGCCCCCCACAGCCCATTGGTCGCGGGGGACCTCGTCGATCACCACATAGGTGTGGGACGAGGGCTTGCCCGCAACCTTTTCCAGCGTTTCACCAATCTCCTTGGCAATCTGCTCGCGCTGCTCGCGCGTGAGTTGCCCGGCCACCTTCACATTCACATAGGGCATCTATCGACTCCTTTTTCCCAGGGACGGTTCTTAATTACCCTTAGTGCTGCAATGAGTTATACGAGAACCGTCCCCAAAGTTCAACGTATATAGACTGGATTCGAGTAAACCCAAGGCTTGCCGTCCCGGGTCACTTCCACACGATAGATTCCCGGCTCTGTCACCAAGTAGGATTCGCTGATCCCGGTGAGGGTCTCCAGAAGTTCTCCGTCCTTGATCAGCTCCCCCACCCCGCCCCGGGGCAACCGCACTTCAATAAAGAGCCCCTCCTGGAACTC
Proteins encoded:
- a CDS encoding 4-oxalocrotonate tautomerase family protein, whose protein sequence is MPYVNVKVAGQLTREQREQIAKEIGETLEKVAGKPSSHTYVVIDEVPRDQWAVGGELLG